The window CCCACACCGGGTTTGACTTCCGGATCGACGGCCCTCCGCACGCGGGCGAGATCGAGATTGAAGGGCGGGCCGGCGGACGGGCCATTGCCCGGCTTCGGACACCGTTCCGCAGCGACCTCGAGACCTTCGTTCCGTTGCCGCCCGCCGAAATTCTGGAACGCACCATCGGCCGATCGAGTCCCGAGTACTACCGCGCGGAAGGCCTGCGGTCGTACTCCGAGTTCCGCGGTGCGGTGGAGCGACATCGCCCGCTGAGCTCGATACGCCGGATGCTCGACTGGGGCTGCGGCGGCGGGCGCAACACGGTCCACTTCCTGCACGACGGACCGGTCCCAGAGGTGCATGGCTGCGACATCGACGGCGATTCCGTCGCCTGGTGTCGCGAGAGCCTTCCGACGGGACACTTCGAGCACGCCTCGCCCGAGCCGCCCACGCCCTACGAGGACCGCTTCTTCGATCTCGTGATCGGGTGCTCGGTGTTCACACATCTGACCGAGCCCATGCAGGAAGCGTGGCTTGCGGAACTGCGGCGGGTCCTCGCACCCG of the Candidatus Binatia bacterium genome contains:
- a CDS encoding class I SAM-dependent methyltransferase, yielding MKLARGHFEEVRNEGGSLLVRGWMLVPTSPLEELVLLVDGEPRQACPPTDREDVLQVYPHLRHSAHTGFDFRIDGPPHAGEIEIEGRAGGRAIARLRTPFRSDLETFVPLPPAEILERTIGRSSPEYYRAEGLRSYSEFRGAVERHRPLSSIRRMLDWGCGGGRNTVHFLHDGPVPEVHGCDIDGDSVAWCRESLPTGHFEHASPEPPTPYEDRFFDLVIGCSVFTHLTEPMQEAWLAELRRVLAPGGLLVVSVHGDFAASLHFQGADRWRRRLKRLRVGTPEARGFDDLGEDPRLGTVAPPGYYRAVFQTRRYTMRHWSRTFEIVDYIPAGMHTYQDLVVLRRPDESP